In Rubrivirga marina, the following are encoded in one genomic region:
- a CDS encoding O-antigen ligase family protein, which yields MEAPHPWAFRPDAVPQRRPFGDKYTTFLGVVLMGYAVAGRGFAYLGFPPLFIGEVALVLGLVALAGAMRRTSVVPGAAMGLLVGLIGWASIRVAMGLPTWGIDAARDGMVVLYGLFALIAAGLVLEKPGRLRWLIAHAPRLVWGVILVGWPVHFFIRVFEAFPVWPWANVLIIQTKPGDLLVTLAAAVTLVTVGFQRPKPALIVGLTAGIIGLMITSRGGMLGFVLGMGLATLWKPATARYGRFVYVGALVVVLGLAVGSSGIKINDGTREFSVEQVWENVKSIAGRSDNPQLANTAEWRLEWWGKIIDYTFGGAHFLDGKGFGINLADDDGFNVDDEGSLRSPHNSHLTVLARGGVPMFLVWLLIQGLWFWRVGRSAVEARLRGLDGWAGFYAVCGALWLAAHVNASFDVYLEGPMGAIPFWTVFGLALAGTRLQRTHPHLLDDLRVGAAPRPASGPSWSWAAGGPAPSGDGAPVGSVAAPVESA from the coding sequence ATGGAGGCCCCGCACCCCTGGGCGTTCCGCCCCGACGCCGTCCCCCAGCGCCGCCCGTTCGGCGACAAGTACACGACGTTCCTGGGCGTTGTCCTGATGGGCTATGCCGTGGCGGGGCGTGGGTTCGCCTACCTCGGCTTCCCGCCGCTGTTCATCGGCGAGGTCGCCCTCGTGCTCGGGCTCGTCGCGCTGGCGGGCGCGATGCGCCGGACGAGCGTCGTGCCCGGGGCCGCGATGGGGCTCCTCGTCGGGCTCATCGGCTGGGCGTCGATCCGGGTCGCGATGGGCCTCCCGACGTGGGGGATCGACGCCGCCCGCGACGGGATGGTCGTGCTCTACGGCCTGTTCGCACTCATCGCGGCCGGGCTGGTGCTCGAGAAGCCGGGGCGGCTCCGATGGCTGATCGCCCACGCCCCGCGTCTCGTGTGGGGCGTGATCCTGGTCGGGTGGCCGGTCCACTTCTTCATCCGCGTGTTCGAGGCGTTCCCCGTGTGGCCGTGGGCGAACGTCCTCATCATCCAGACGAAGCCGGGCGACCTCCTCGTCACGCTCGCCGCTGCGGTGACGCTCGTGACGGTCGGGTTTCAGCGCCCGAAGCCGGCCCTGATCGTCGGGCTCACCGCGGGCATCATCGGGCTCATGATCACGTCCCGTGGCGGGATGCTGGGGTTCGTGCTCGGGATGGGGCTCGCGACGCTGTGGAAGCCGGCGACCGCGCGGTACGGGCGGTTCGTGTACGTCGGCGCGCTCGTCGTCGTGCTCGGCCTGGCCGTCGGCTCGTCGGGCATCAAGATCAACGACGGGACGCGGGAGTTCTCGGTCGAGCAGGTCTGGGAGAACGTCAAGAGCATCGCGGGCCGCAGCGACAACCCCCAGCTCGCCAACACGGCCGAGTGGCGCCTCGAGTGGTGGGGGAAGATCATCGACTACACGTTCGGCGGGGCGCACTTCCTCGACGGCAAGGGCTTTGGGATCAACCTCGCCGACGACGACGGCTTCAACGTGGACGACGAGGGGTCGCTGCGGAGCCCACACAACTCGCACCTCACGGTCCTCGCTCGCGGCGGCGTCCCCATGTTCCTGGTGTGGCTGCTGATCCAGGGCCTCTGGTTCTGGCGCGTCGGGCGGTCGGCCGTCGAGGCGCGGCTGCGGGGGCTCGACGGGTGGGCCGGGTTCTACGCCGTGTGCGGCGCGCTCTGGCTGGCGGCCCACGTCAACGCGTCGTTCGACGTGTACCTCGAGGGGCCGATGGGCGCGATCCCGTTCTGGACCGTCTTCGGCCTCGCGCTCGCCGGCACGCGCCTCCAGCGGACGCACCCGCACCTGCTCGACGACCTCCGCGTCGGGGCGGCGCCCCGGCCCGCCTCGGGGCCGTCGTGGTCGTGGGCGGCCGGGGGGCCGGCGCCGTCCGGGGACGGGGCGCCCGTGGGTTCAGTCGCCGCGCCCGTCGAGTCGGCGTGA